Proteins from one Hyperolius riggenbachi isolate aHypRig1 chromosome 2, aHypRig1.pri, whole genome shotgun sequence genomic window:
- the LOC137543554 gene encoding probable G-protein coupled receptor 25, translating into MATESSWIDRYDYFDFGSGYDNGTEEDCLLQALPHARWILPTLYSIFFILGLLGNMVVIAVVSMRSSRRADTFILNLATSDLIFILTLPLWASSLAQEGYWSFGIFLCRLSSFATAVTRCSSSLLMAIMSVDRYLAVIKGTKVHPLRTRSCSILACGVIWFVSLLIGCPSLITRNLSVPGSACEDSDLFPFISGFKIAVIFLTFAFPFAVVVFCYCRMAKYLWNYFASQEGTLKSTGKPRRGHSWLRIVTCIVGVYCFSWLPFNTLNTLKAMEQFGVNMSCSSKVAINQALSAASALAFANSCTNPLIYGLLDTGFKRRAQLAMPRLFLTCRTLLPIPGWTIATTSGSMESTSTYTGNR; encoded by the coding sequence ATGGCCACAGAGTCTTCTTGGATAGATCGCTATGATTACTTTGATTTTGGCAGTGGTTATGACAATGGAACAGAAGAGGACTGCCTACTTCAAGCGTTACCCCATGCTCGTTGGATTCTTCCTACACTTTACTCCATCTTCTTCATCCTTGGACTTTTGGGCAACATGGTAGTGATTGCAGTGGTGTCCATGCGGAGCTCACGACGAGCAGATACTTTTATTCTGAACCTTGCGACCTCTGATCTGATCTTTATTCTGACGCTGCCGCTCTGGGCATCCTCCCTGGCACAAGAAGGATACTGGTCCTTTGGGATATTCCTTTGTCGACTTAGCAGTTTTGCCACTGCGGTTACTCGATGTTCTAGCTCACTTCTCATGGCCATCATGAGCGTTGACCGCTATCTTGCGGTGATAAAGGGAACCAAAGTGCACCCACTGCGGACTCGATCCTGCTCTATCTTGGCTTGCGGTGTGATTTGGTTTGTGTCACTTCTCATCGGTTGCCCGTCCCTGATCACTCGAAACCTCAGCGTCCCTGGTTCAGCTTGCGAGGACTCTGATCTTTTCCCATTCATTTCAGGCTTTAAGATTGCAGTAATCTTCCTGACGTTTGCCTTTCCGTTTGCAGTAGTTGTGTTTTGTTACTGCCGGATGGCCAAGTATTTGTGGAACTATTTTGCCAGCCAAGAAGGCACACTGAAGAGCACTGGCAAGCCCCGGCGTGGGCATAGCTGGCTACGCATTGTGACTTGCATTGTTGGCGTTTACTGCTTCTCCTGGCTTCCTTTTAACACCCTTAATACACTTAAAGCAATGGAACAGTTTGGGGTTAACATGTCTTGTTCCTCAAAGGTAGCAATAAACCAAGCGCTGAGTGCTGCTTCTGCCCTTGCCTTTGCCAACAGCTGCACCAACCCTCTCATCTATGGTCTCCTGGACACTGGCTTCAAGCGCCGAGCACAGCTAGCCATGCCAAGACTGTTCCTTACATGCCGTACCTTATTGCCCATCCCCGGTTGGACAATTGCAACCACAAGTGGCAGCATGGAGAGCACCAGCACCTACACAGGCAACAGGTGA